A single Anopheles arabiensis isolate DONGOLA chromosome X, AaraD3, whole genome shotgun sequence DNA region contains:
- the LOC120905710 gene encoding mitochondrial transcription rescue factor 1, with the protein MSFILRPRRFLGPDTFALVRAGLCPVRAGSVRPAIVPHQQQLHCWTPLNRPTVPLLLSTALHNQHHQPARAKSGKRSGKQQPAASDDLDEEAEDELAGREDEYEELLGDKHTRTVRVTVNSMRADLLLKAGLGIARNKVEALFYDSKIRVNGKRLLKKSAQLEVEDEIDVVRGPSPANPDHLVVSRVEIVAVTPRTENLSVTLRRHKSLVIENYKEHGSYGEGQDR; encoded by the coding sequence ATGTCGTTTATTTTACGCCCGCGACGTTTCCTCGGCCCGGACACATTTGCGCTCGTCCGGGCGGGGCTGTGCCCGGTTCGAGCCGGCTCGGTACGGCCGGCCATTGTGCCCCATCAACAACAGCTGCACTGCTGGACGCCTCTCAACCGACCGACGGTGCCACTGCTGCTATCAACCGCGTTACACAACCAGCACCATCAACCGGCGCGCGCAAAGTCGGGCAAACGGTCCGGCAAACAGCAGCCGGCGGCCTCCGACGATCTGGACGAGGAGGCAGAGGACGAGCTGGCCGGCAGGGAGGACGAGTACGAGGAGCTGCTCGGAGACAAGCACACGCGCACGGTGCGCGTCACCGTCAACTCGATGCGGGCGGATCTGCTGCTCAAGGCCGGGCTCGGCATCGCCCGGAACAAGGTGGAAGCCCTCTTCTACGACAGCAAGATACGGGTGAACGGGAAGCGGCTGCTGAAGAAGAGCGCACAGCTCGAGGTGGAGGACGAGATCGATGTGGTGCGCGGTCCGAGCCCCGCCAACCCGGACCATCTGGTCGTGTCGCGGGTGGAGATAGTGGCGGTGACGCCCCGCACCGAGAACCTGTCCGTGACGCTGCGGCGCCACAAGTCGCTGGTGATCGAAAACTACAAGGAGCACGGATCGTACGGCGAGGGGCAGGACAGATAG
- the LOC120905709 gene encoding uncharacterized protein LOC120905709 isoform X2 has protein sequence MPGSFKLYVPLLVLPPLVKLNDVTARYLLEHTLHNLLGRLNYWCVMFWPCLLGVAIGPPLPKPLLRLQAITFFNMSLEAAVRKSTAPAIQYARRSKPLGTLTFMAFSALILACLRSGRVKQFWLVNPNPEAPPNSTQAGSAACSHAGRCGQHLVDGVLKYGMVGLTLEAGRAVLRKWSLLATRPTALFGAEFRAACNLKLGLFLACYVGIFRSVCCLCARRYGRERVAHAAMAGFLAGIPYWLYPTYQIYTLGLTKAIEMGWEYCGTKAADGDDNDDDDGCFTARLLRRAHRLPMLRLVQMFSFGYLGHVYAFYPRVSPVFHQKAMDVCSTDLTLNMKRRIAAWFAEVL, from the exons ATGCCGGGCAGCTTCAAGCTGTacgtgccgctgctggtg CTACCGCCGCTAGTGAAGCTGAACGACGTTACCGCCCGGTATCTGCTCGAGCACACGCTCCA CAATCTGCTCGGCAGGCTCAACTACTGGTGCGTCATGTTCTGGCCCTGTCTGCTGGGCGTCGCGATCGGTCCACCCCTGCCCAAGCCGCTGCTCCGCCTGCAAGCGATCACCTTCTTTAACATG AGTTTGGAAGCTGCGGTGCGGAAGAGTACCGCCCCCGCCATCCAGTACGCGCGCCGCTCGAAGCCGCTCGGCACGCTTACCTTCATGGCGTTCAGTGCGCTCATACTGGCCTGCCTGCGCAGCGGGCGCGTGAAGCAGTTCTGGCTCGTCAACCCCAACCCGGAGGCGCCCCCAAATTCCACCCAAGCGGGATCGGCCGCCTGCAGCCATGCGGGCCGCTGCGGCCAGCACCTTGTCGACGGCGTGCTAAAGTACGGCATGGTGGGCCTCACCCTGGAGGCGGGCCGTGCCGTACTGCGCAAGTGGAGCCTGCTCGCGACCCGCCCGACGGCCCTGTTCGGGGCCGAATTCCGTGCCGCCTGCAACCTGAAACTAGGACTGTTTCTGGCCTGCTACGTCGGCATCTTCCGGTCGGTTTGCTGTCTGTGCGCGCGCCGGTACGGCCGGGAGCGGGTGGCGCATGCGGCGATGGCCGGATTTCTGGCCGGCATTCCCTACTGGCTCTATCCCACCTACCAGATCTACACGCTCGGGCTGACGAAAGCGATCGAGATGGGGTGGGAGTACTGCGGAACAAAGGCAGCGGATGgggacgacaacgacgacgacgacggatgCTTCACGGCTCGGCTGCTCCGACGGGCGCACCGGCTGCCCATGCTGCGGCTGGTGCAGATGTTTTCGTTCGGCTATTTGGGGCACGTGTACGCCTTCTATCCGCGCGTATCGCCCGTCTTCCACCAGAAAGCGATGGACGTATGCTCCACCGACCTCACGCTCAACATGAAACGGCGCATTGCCGCGTGGTTTGCCGAGGTGTTGTAA
- the LOC120905709 gene encoding uncharacterized protein LOC120905709 isoform X1 has product MPGSFKLYVPLLVLPPLVKLNDVTARYLLEHTLQYVYISLCTYVQAALSLSAQCALHNLLGRLNYWCVMFWPCLLGVAIGPPLPKPLLRLQAITFFNMSLEAAVRKSTAPAIQYARRSKPLGTLTFMAFSALILACLRSGRVKQFWLVNPNPEAPPNSTQAGSAACSHAGRCGQHLVDGVLKYGMVGLTLEAGRAVLRKWSLLATRPTALFGAEFRAACNLKLGLFLACYVGIFRSVCCLCARRYGRERVAHAAMAGFLAGIPYWLYPTYQIYTLGLTKAIEMGWEYCGTKAADGDDNDDDDGCFTARLLRRAHRLPMLRLVQMFSFGYLGHVYAFYPRVSPVFHQKAMDVCSTDLTLNMKRRIAAWFAEVL; this is encoded by the exons ATGCCGGGCAGCTTCAAGCTGTacgtgccgctgctggtg CTACCGCCGCTAGTGAAGCTGAACGACGTTACCGCCCGGTATCTGCTCGAGCACACGCTCCAGTATGTGTACATTTCGCTCTGCACCTACGTACAGGCCGCCCTGTCCCTTTCCGCCCAATGTGCGCTACA CAATCTGCTCGGCAGGCTCAACTACTGGTGCGTCATGTTCTGGCCCTGTCTGCTGGGCGTCGCGATCGGTCCACCCCTGCCCAAGCCGCTGCTCCGCCTGCAAGCGATCACCTTCTTTAACATG AGTTTGGAAGCTGCGGTGCGGAAGAGTACCGCCCCCGCCATCCAGTACGCGCGCCGCTCGAAGCCGCTCGGCACGCTTACCTTCATGGCGTTCAGTGCGCTCATACTGGCCTGCCTGCGCAGCGGGCGCGTGAAGCAGTTCTGGCTCGTCAACCCCAACCCGGAGGCGCCCCCAAATTCCACCCAAGCGGGATCGGCCGCCTGCAGCCATGCGGGCCGCTGCGGCCAGCACCTTGTCGACGGCGTGCTAAAGTACGGCATGGTGGGCCTCACCCTGGAGGCGGGCCGTGCCGTACTGCGCAAGTGGAGCCTGCTCGCGACCCGCCCGACGGCCCTGTTCGGGGCCGAATTCCGTGCCGCCTGCAACCTGAAACTAGGACTGTTTCTGGCCTGCTACGTCGGCATCTTCCGGTCGGTTTGCTGTCTGTGCGCGCGCCGGTACGGCCGGGAGCGGGTGGCGCATGCGGCGATGGCCGGATTTCTGGCCGGCATTCCCTACTGGCTCTATCCCACCTACCAGATCTACACGCTCGGGCTGACGAAAGCGATCGAGATGGGGTGGGAGTACTGCGGAACAAAGGCAGCGGATGgggacgacaacgacgacgacgacggatgCTTCACGGCTCGGCTGCTCCGACGGGCGCACCGGCTGCCCATGCTGCGGCTGGTGCAGATGTTTTCGTTCGGCTATTTGGGGCACGTGTACGCCTTCTATCCGCGCGTATCGCCCGTCTTCCACCAGAAAGCGATGGACGTATGCTCCACCGACCTCACGCTCAACATGAAACGGCGCATTGCCGCGTGGTTTGCCGAGGTGTTGTAA
- the LOC120906668 gene encoding uncharacterized protein LOC120906668, whose translation MSELSKCFYRVTAGRSCRDLCHPEYATCWQSFVGITKTLLPGSYKLYLTLLVIPPLVKGGGYTAEYWFNHILAYASISFKTYIQAISGLTLQCLLYKLFGRLHYYCLMGVPGLVSAALVPKLPHVHLRLQGITYFNMMLEVMIKKSKLRCLQLLRQSKLWATVCFMLFSAKIMDVLRAKTVNQFWIMYPATAPEDGKPTPAPCLHEASCQAYVLDGVWKYALVGFTIEAARAFVSKASLIYGEPARFARELRQAIGPALPLFLAAYVGSFRSISCWLAHSTGRERPGHAWLAGLLSGAAYLLYPKYQIFTLGFTKFLEMSWEHHLNTVAVRPRWMELLQRLPVLRLVHMCSIGYMYHALVFHSHLSPPFNSKCVNYCSDFRVERIKRRLVSWMLEHSWSAC comes from the exons ATGTCCGAGCTGAGCAAGTGCTTCTACCGAGTGACGGCGGGCCGCTCCTGTCGCGATCTGTGCCATCCCGAGTACGCGACCTGTTGGCAGTCGTTCGTCGGCATCACGAAAACGCTCCTGCCCGGTAGCTACAAGCTGTACCTCACGCTGCTGGTG ATACCGCCGCTGGTTAAGGGAGGCGGCTACACGGCAGAGTATTGGTTCAATCATATCCTGGCCTACGCGTCAATTTCGTTCAAAACGTACATCCAGGCCATCAGTGGGCTGACGCTGCAGTGCTTACTCTA TAAACTTTTCGGCAGGCTGCACTACTACTGTCTGATGGGCGTACCGGGTCTGGTAAGTGCCGCCCTCGTGCCCAAGCTGCCGCACGTCCATCTGCGCCTGCAGGGCATCACCTACTTCAACATGATGCTGGAGGTGATGATCAAGAAGAGCAAACTCCGGTGCCTGCAGCTACTTCGCCAGTCGAAACTTTGGGCGACGGTTTGCTTCATGTTGTTCAGTGCCAAGATTATGGACGTGCTGCGGGCGAAAACCGTCAACCAGTTCTGGATCATGTACCCGGCAACGGCTCCGGAAGATGGCAAACCGACTCCCGCACCCTGTCTGCACGAGGCATCGTGCCAGGCATACGTTCTGGAT gGCGTCTGGAAGTACGCACTCGTAGGCTTTACCATCGAAGCTGCCCGTGCGTTCGTCTCGAAAGCCTCCCTGATTTACGGAGAGCCTGCCCGATTTGCCCGCGAGCTCCGGCAAGCCATCGGCCCAGCGCTGCCCCTCTTTCTGGCAGCCTACGTCGGAAGCTTCCGCAGCATCAGCTGCTGGTTGGCCCATTCCACCGGCCGGGAGCGTCCCGGGCATGCTTGGCTCGCCGGCCTGCTCAGCGGCGCCGCCTACCTGCTCTACCCAAAGTATCAGATCTTTACGCTTGGATTTACCAAATTTCTTGAG ATGTCCTGGGAGCATCACCTCAATACGGTCGCGGTGAGGCCGCGCTGGATGGAGCTGCTCCAGCGCCTCCCCGTCCTCCGGCTGGTGCACATGTGCTCGATCGGCTACATGTACCACGCCCTGGTCTTCCACTCCCATCTGTCGCCACCGTTCAACTCGAAGTGCGTCAACTACTGCTCCGACTTCCGGGTCGAGCGGATCAAGCGCCGGCTCGTCTCCTGGATGCTCGAACATTCGTGGAGCGCCTGCTGA
- the LOC120906667 gene encoding uncharacterized protein LOC120906667 — MSALSKYFDQALAGATCREILHPGVDCGQFAWRNLLGTVRSNVHFFLPISVLRLLLLIYHRRAASLASVEQTTREFAAMMLNALCVANCWTGAFCLMMRMTGRIHDNFSVSLAPLLGSCAMFLMPAYVQTTHAKAIFVANLECWIKSRESKVIEWMRESRVVGTVCFMLLSAGIARYARKTRHRTEFWFIQPIRRNRSDTTAEQKLNGDEHPCRRVCFHQEPICARYVLSGMRTYFTFGAILELARRLIVTVGQWQQTPAERMRSLLRLRYRLILFLTLYNGTFRLVSCLLARHRQQVKEYDSTVAGFASGCWYGVYPSYNIFNLAVCALTQTHWNFLAEKYAKVALVQRLDRVSFSSLVWIASMCYVTYSRAYYPWAMSKFAHKFIDICSNYASRTASENFAARYLAPH; from the exons ATGTCGGCGCTAAGCAAGTACTTCGATCAGGCGCTCGCGGGTGCTACCTGCCGGGAGATACTGCATCCAGGCGTCGACTGTGGCCAGTTCGCGTGGCGTAACCTACTCGGTACGGTCCGGTCGAACGTGCACTTCTTCCTGCCGATCTCGGTGCtccggctgctgttgctcatCTACCATCGACGGGCCGCTTCGCTAGCGAGCGTCGAGCAGACGACGCGTGAGTTCGCCGCCATGATGCTGAACGCGCTGTGCGTCGCCAACTGCTGGACCGGTGCGTTCTGTCTGATGATGCGCATGACGGGCCGGATCCATGATAACTTCTCCGTCTCGCTGGCACCGCTGCTCGGGTCCTGTGCCATGTTTCTGATGCCCGCGTACGTGCAGACGACCCACGCGAAGGCCATCTTCGTGGCG AATCTCGAGTGCTGGATCAAGTCGCGCGAAAGCAAAGTGATCGAGTGGATGCGCGAGTCTCGGGTCGTGGGGACGGTCTGCTTTATGCTGCTCAGTGCTGGCATCGCACGGTACGCACGCAAAACGCGCCACCGGACGGAGTTTTGGTTCATCCAGCCAATTAGGCGAAACCGCAGCGACACGACGGCCGAGCAGAAGCTTAACGGGGACGAACATCCGTGCCGACGGGTTTGCTTCCATCAGGAGCCTATCTGCGCACGTTACGTACTGAGCGGCATGCGCACGTACTTTACCTTTGGCGCGATTCTAGAGCTGGCAAGACGGCTGATAGTGACGGTAGGCCAGTGGCAGCAGACTCCAGCGGAAAGGATGCGCTCGCTACTTCGTCTGCGCTACCGGTTGATACTGTTCTTGACGCTGTACAACGGAACTTTTCGG cTGGTATCGTGTCTGCTGGCAAGGCACCGACAGCAGGTGAAGGAGTATGATAGCACCGTGGCCGGTTTCGCCAGTGGCTGCTGGTACGGCGTGTATCCGAGCTACAACATATTCAACCTAGCTGTCTGTGCACTGACACAG ACACACTGGAACTTTTTGGCGGAGAAGTACGCCAAGGTTGCGCTAGTACAACGACTCGATCGTGTTTCCTTTTCCTCGCTCGTGTGGATCGCCTCCATGTGCTACGTTACGTACTCCCGTGCCTATTACCCATGGGCCATGTCCAAATTCGCCCACAAGTTTATCGACATCTGCTCGAATTATGC CTCTCGAACTGCATCAGAAAACTTTGCTGCCCGATATCTTGCCCCACATTGA